The following are encoded in a window of Bradyrhizobium sp. WBOS07 genomic DNA:
- a CDS encoding DNA polymerase Y family protein encodes MSASSVSRRRILSLWLPRLPIDRIQRFLGSAGLGESTHPSIVVIKDNNALVIHALDETAERLGLYIGQPLANARAMCPDLKVFDADVAADAKTLSDIADWCDRFTPLVALDPPHGLFLDITGCAHLFGGEAALLTTLVRALGRQGFAVGAAIAGTSVCARTLTRQASGSIVADGGEAAAIERFPVSALGASEAITTGLRRAGLKTIGDVAARTRSEITARFGARFSTLLAHALGQGDAPISPRKPLPDYIVEKRFAEPIATDTMIAMTLSRLADTLIASMEKQGKGARRLEAAFFRTDGVVRAIMVETGRPVTKSAVIDRLFRERLDALADPLDPGFGFDMVRLSASRTEIVVQEQRDLDAHLHDNDELAALIDRIAARIGGKRVVVHLPEDTHIPECAVMAAPAQHHLAAAMQAEWPARVESEPPLRPLRLFDKPEPIKVPFAAVPDGPPHQFTWRRALHAVVRVEGPERIAMEWWRQDGKQLTRDYFRIEDAEGLRFWIFRDGLYEGEVFDGEGKPASPGWYVHGLFA; translated from the coding sequence ATGAGTGCCAGTTCAGTGAGCCGTCGACGTATTCTCAGCCTGTGGTTGCCGCGCCTGCCCATCGACCGGATTCAGCGGTTCCTTGGCAGCGCCGGACTGGGTGAATCCACGCATCCGAGCATCGTCGTCATCAAGGACAACAATGCGCTGGTGATCCATGCGCTGGACGAGACCGCCGAGCGCCTCGGCCTGTACATCGGCCAACCCTTGGCCAATGCACGGGCGATGTGTCCGGACTTGAAAGTGTTCGACGCCGATGTCGCGGCCGATGCGAAGACGCTCAGCGATATCGCCGATTGGTGCGACCGCTTTACGCCGCTGGTGGCGCTCGATCCGCCGCACGGGCTGTTCCTCGACATCACCGGCTGCGCGCATCTGTTCGGCGGCGAGGCTGCGCTGCTCACGACGCTGGTTCGTGCGCTCGGGCGGCAGGGCTTTGCCGTCGGTGCGGCGATCGCCGGCACGTCGGTCTGCGCGCGTACGCTGACGCGGCAGGCTTCCGGCAGCATCGTCGCCGATGGCGGCGAGGCGGCGGCGATCGAGCGGTTTCCGGTGTCCGCGCTCGGTGCAAGCGAGGCCATCACCACCGGCCTGCGCCGCGCCGGCCTGAAGACCATCGGCGACGTCGCCGCACGCACACGAAGCGAGATCACGGCGCGGTTCGGCGCCCGGTTCTCCACGCTGCTCGCGCATGCGCTGGGGCAGGGCGATGCGCCGATCAGCCCGCGCAAGCCGCTGCCCGACTACATCGTCGAGAAGCGCTTCGCCGAGCCGATCGCAACCGACACCATGATCGCGATGACGCTGTCGCGGCTGGCCGACACGCTGATCGCCTCGATGGAGAAGCAGGGCAAAGGGGCGCGCCGGCTGGAGGCCGCCTTCTTCCGCACCGACGGCGTGGTGCGCGCGATCATGGTCGAGACCGGACGTCCCGTGACGAAAAGCGCGGTGATCGACCGCCTGTTCCGCGAGCGTCTCGATGCGCTCGCCGATCCGCTCGATCCCGGCTTCGGCTTCGACATGGTGCGCCTGTCGGCGAGCCGCACCGAGATCGTGGTGCAGGAGCAGCGCGATCTCGACGCCCATCTCCACGACAATGACGAGCTCGCCGCGCTGATCGACCGCATCGCCGCGCGCATCGGGGGAAAACGCGTTGTCGTGCACCTGCCTGAGGATACCCATATTCCCGAATGTGCAGTGATGGCCGCTCCGGCGCAGCATCATCTTGCTGCCGCCATGCAGGCCGAATGGCCCGCGCGGGTCGAGAGCGAGCCGCCGCTGCGTCCCTTAAGGCTGTTCGACAAGCCGGAGCCGATCAAGGTGCCGTTCGCCGCCGTGCCGGATGGTCCGCCGCATCAATTCACCTGGCGCCGCGCGCTGCATGCCGTGGTGCGGGTGGAGGGGCCCGAGCGCATCGCGATGGAATGGTGGCGGCAGGACGGCAAGCAGCTGACCCGGGATTATTTCCGCATCGAGGATGCCGAGGGCCTGCGCTTCTGGATCTTTCGCGACGGTCTTTACGAGGGGGAGGTGTTCGATGGCGAGGGCAAGCCCGCCTCGCCCGGCTGGTATGTGCACGGTCTCTTCGCATGA
- a CDS encoding error-prone DNA polymerase: MNMPAYAEIGITTNFSFLRGGSDPRAYVHQASALGIPAIGIADHNTLAGVVRAYKELDNDKVLHKPKLLIGARIVFIDGTPDILVYPRDRAAYGRLCQLLTRGKRGDDITRIEKGECRLSLADLLEFSEGQLLVLTLPHRFDPAQALDVLAQLKAGRAEGVWLAASLVYRGDDRRRLARLDDLAMKAKVPLLATNEVLYHDPGRRPLQDVLTCIREKTTIEAVGRKLEANAERFLKTPREMARLFRDFPDAIAQTMRFADAIEFSLDQLKYQYPDEPVPPGKTAQGHLEDLTWAGVEKYFDGKIDDKLRATLNKELALIAELKYAHYFLTVHDIVNYARSQNILCQGRGSAANSAVCYVLGITSVDPTKVDLLFERFISKERLEPPDIDVDFEHSRREEVMQYVYRRYGRHRAAIIATVIHYRPRSAIRDVGKALGLTEDVTAALADTVWGSWGKGLNEMQVRQAGLDPQNPMINLAVELATELIEFPRHLSQHVGGYVLTQDRLDTYVPIGNAAMDDRTFIEWDKDDVDALSMMKVDVLALGMLTCIRKCFDLIDQHKGERFVLASVPQDDPRVYDMLCAGESLGVFQVESRAQMNMLPRLRPRTFYDLVIEVAIVRPGPIQGDMVHPYLRRRNGLEKVSYPSPSPEHGDKDELYKVLHKTLGVPLFQEQAMRIAIEAAHFSSEEANGLRRSMATFRNVGTIGQYEEKLIGNMVARGYDPNFARSCFDQIKGFGSYGFPESHAASFAQLVYISSWLKHYHPDAFCCGLLNSQPMGFYAPAQIVGDARKNGVEVRDIDVSYSFAQNTLEEGNRKYCAVRLGFRQIDGFHWLDEDEERLKRSQLSFRGARSASPESIGPHFPGGMDSGLDADASPRNDNAERVLDWADRIIAARNRRPFTSLEDFARDTGLPKRALILLADADAFRSLGLDRREALWQVRRLPDDVPLPLFEAATAREQPDEGARPLPLMPRAEQVVADYQTIRLSLKGHPMEFLREMFSRERIVACKEISHENERRRVRCVGVVLVRQRPGSASGVVFMTLEDETGIANVVVWPKIMEQYRKEVMGARLIEVQGYIQSSPEKVTHLIAQRMIDRSHDLVGLANDALSRQHPVPAGATLVEPLNEDPRALADMPAQKIRHPRNVRILPPSRDFH; encoded by the coding sequence ATGAATATGCCCGCTTATGCCGAGATCGGCATCACCACCAACTTCTCCTTCCTGCGCGGCGGCTCGGATCCGCGCGCCTATGTGCATCAGGCCAGCGCACTCGGCATTCCCGCGATCGGGATCGCCGATCACAACACGCTAGCCGGCGTGGTGCGGGCCTACAAGGAGCTCGACAATGACAAGGTGCTGCACAAGCCGAAGCTGCTGATCGGCGCGCGTATCGTCTTCATCGACGGCACGCCCGACATCTTGGTCTATCCGCGCGACCGCGCCGCCTATGGCCGGCTGTGCCAGCTCCTGACCCGGGGCAAGCGCGGCGACGACATCACGCGGATCGAGAAGGGCGAGTGCCGTCTCAGCCTCGCCGATCTGCTGGAATTTTCCGAAGGTCAGCTCCTGGTCCTGACGCTGCCGCATCGCTTCGACCCGGCCCAGGCGCTGGACGTTCTGGCGCAGCTGAAGGCGGGCCGCGCCGAAGGGGTGTGGCTGGCGGCGAGCCTGGTCTATCGCGGCGACGACCGGCGCCGGCTGGCGCGGCTCGATGATCTCGCGATGAAGGCGAAGGTGCCGCTGCTCGCGACCAACGAGGTGCTGTATCACGATCCCGGCCGCCGTCCGCTGCAGGATGTGCTGACCTGTATCCGGGAAAAGACCACGATCGAGGCTGTGGGGCGGAAGCTGGAAGCCAATGCCGAGCGGTTTTTGAAGACACCGCGCGAGATGGCGCGTCTGTTCCGAGATTTCCCCGATGCGATCGCACAGACCATGCGGTTTGCGGACGCCATCGAGTTTTCACTCGATCAGCTCAAATACCAATATCCTGACGAGCCGGTGCCGCCGGGCAAGACCGCACAGGGGCATCTGGAGGATCTGACCTGGGCGGGCGTCGAGAAATATTTCGACGGCAAGATCGACGACAAGCTGCGGGCGACGCTCAACAAGGAGCTCGCGCTGATCGCCGAGCTGAAATACGCGCATTATTTCCTCACCGTGCATGACATCGTGAACTATGCGCGCAGCCAGAACATTCTGTGCCAGGGCCGCGGCTCGGCGGCGAATTCGGCCGTGTGCTACGTGCTCGGCATCACCTCGGTCGATCCGACCAAGGTCGATCTGTTGTTCGAGCGCTTCATCTCCAAGGAGCGGCTGGAGCCGCCCGACATCGACGTCGATTTCGAGCATTCGCGGCGCGAGGAGGTGATGCAATATGTCTATCGCCGCTACGGTCGCCACCGCGCCGCGATCATCGCGACCGTCATCCATTACCGCCCGCGCAGCGCCATTCGCGACGTCGGCAAGGCGCTGGGCCTGACCGAGGACGTCACCGCCGCGCTCGCCGATACCGTCTGGGGCAGCTGGGGCAAGGGCCTCAACGAGATGCAGGTCCGGCAGGCCGGGTTAGATCCGCAAAATCCCATGATCAACCTCGCGGTCGAGCTTGCAACCGAGCTGATCGAATTCCCGCGCCATCTCTCCCAGCATGTCGGCGGCTATGTGCTGACCCAGGACCGGCTCGACACCTATGTGCCGATCGGCAACGCCGCGATGGACGACCGCACCTTCATCGAATGGGACAAGGACGACGTCGATGCGTTGAGCATGATGAAGGTCGACGTGCTCGCGCTGGGCATGCTGACCTGCATCAGGAAATGCTTCGATCTGATCGACCAGCACAAGGGTGAGCGTTTTGTGCTGGCGAGCGTTCCTCAGGACGACCCCAGGGTTTACGACATGCTGTGTGCCGGGGAGTCGCTCGGCGTATTCCAGGTCGAGAGCCGCGCGCAGATGAACATGCTGCCCCGCCTGAGGCCGCGGACCTTCTATGATCTCGTCATCGAGGTCGCGATCGTGCGGCCGGGTCCGATCCAGGGCGACATGGTGCATCCTTACTTGCGGCGGCGGAACGGGCTGGAGAAGGTGAGCTATCCCTCGCCGTCGCCGGAGCACGGCGACAAGGACGAGCTCTACAAGGTGCTGCACAAGACGCTTGGCGTGCCTCTGTTCCAGGAGCAGGCGATGCGGATCGCGATTGAAGCGGCACATTTCAGCTCCGAGGAAGCCAATGGCCTGCGCCGCTCGATGGCGACCTTCCGCAATGTCGGCACCATCGGCCAATACGAGGAAAAGCTGATCGGCAACATGGTAGCGCGCGGCTACGATCCCAACTTCGCCAGAAGCTGCTTCGACCAGATCAAGGGGTTCGGCTCCTACGGTTTCCCGGAGAGCCATGCCGCGAGCTTCGCGCAGCTCGTCTACATCTCCTCATGGCTGAAGCATTATCACCCCGATGCGTTCTGCTGCGGCCTGTTGAACTCGCAGCCGATGGGGTTTTATGCCCCGGCGCAAATCGTCGGCGATGCCCGCAAGAACGGCGTCGAGGTCCGCGACATCGACGTGTCCTACAGCTTTGCGCAAAACACGCTGGAGGAGGGGAACAGGAAATATTGTGCCGTCCGTCTTGGCTTCCGCCAGATCGATGGATTCCACTGGCTCGACGAGGACGAGGAGCGGCTGAAACGCTCCCAGCTGTCATTCCGGGGCGCGCGAAGCGCGAGCCCGGAATCCATTGGGCCGCATTTTCCTGGAGGAATGGATTCCGGGCTCGATGCTGACGCATCGCCCCGGAATGACAATGCGGAGAGAGTGTTGGACTGGGCCGACCGCATTATTGCCGCCCGCAACCGCCGTCCCTTCACCTCGCTCGAGGATTTTGCCCGCGACACCGGTCTGCCCAAGCGCGCGCTGATCCTGCTGGCGGATGCCGACGCGTTCCGCTCGCTCGGGCTCGACCGCCGCGAGGCGCTGTGGCAGGTGCGGCGGCTGCCGGACGACGTGCCGCTGCCGCTGTTCGAGGCGGCCACCGCGCGCGAGCAGCCGGACGAAGGCGCAAGACCGCTGCCGCTGATGCCGCGCGCCGAGCAGGTGGTCGCGGACTACCAGACCATCCGCCTGTCGCTGAAGGGCCATCCGATGGAGTTCTTGCGCGAGATGTTTTCGCGCGAGCGCATCGTCGCCTGCAAGGAGATCAGCCATGAGAACGAGCGGCGCCGCGTCCGCTGTGTCGGCGTGGTGCTGGTCCGGCAGCGGCCGGGCAGCGCCAGCGGCGTCGTGTTCATGACGCTGGAGGACGAAACCGGCATCGCCAATGTCGTGGTCTGGCCCAAGATCATGGAGCAGTACCGGAAGGAAGTCATGGGCGCGCGGCTCATCGAGGTCCAGGGCTATATCCAGAGCAGCCCCGAAAAGGTGACGCACCTCATCGCCCAGCGCATGATCGACCGCTCGCACGATCTGGTCGGCCTCGCCAACGACGCGCTGAGCCGCCAGCACCCGGTGCCGGCAGGCGCCACATTGGTCGAGCCGCTCAACGAAGACCCTCGCGCGCTCGCGGACATGCCGGCGCAGAAGATCCGCCACCCCCGCAACGTCCGCATCCTGCCGCCGTCGCGGGATTTTCATTGA
- a CDS encoding SDR family NAD(P)-dependent oxidoreductase, whose amino-acid sequence MDLGLKGKNAIVLGGTRGIGRAIAATLVGEGANVAVCARNAEQVAATVAELKASGIKAAGGAVDVTDGAALKSWIEGAAKELGGIDLLFSNAGAMAQGGDPASWEQNFRLDVLGAVHAFDAARPFLEASGASSGDAAVVIISSISAAQADTASSYGPIKAALIHMAKGLARQYAKKKIRVNVVSPGTVYFKGGVWEMIEKNMPERYNDAMKRNPTGRMATPQEIANAAVFLASPVSGFTTGSNLVLDGAISNRVNF is encoded by the coding sequence ATGGATCTCGGTCTCAAGGGAAAGAACGCCATCGTCCTCGGCGGCACGCGCGGCATCGGGCGGGCGATTGCGGCGACGCTCGTCGGTGAAGGCGCCAATGTCGCTGTGTGCGCACGCAATGCGGAGCAGGTTGCGGCCACCGTCGCTGAACTGAAGGCGAGCGGCATCAAGGCTGCCGGCGGCGCCGTCGACGTTACCGACGGCGCCGCGTTGAAATCGTGGATCGAAGGCGCGGCAAAGGAGCTCGGCGGCATCGACCTGCTGTTCTCCAATGCCGGCGCAATGGCGCAAGGCGGCGATCCCGCGTCGTGGGAGCAGAATTTCCGGCTCGACGTTCTCGGCGCCGTGCACGCATTCGACGCCGCGCGGCCGTTTCTCGAGGCGAGCGGTGCCAGCAGCGGCGATGCCGCCGTCGTCATCATCTCCTCGATCTCGGCGGCGCAGGCCGACACGGCCAGTTCCTACGGCCCGATCAAGGCGGCGCTGATCCACATGGCCAAGGGCCTGGCGCGGCAATACGCCAAGAAGAAGATCCGGGTGAATGTGGTGTCGCCGGGCACCGTCTATTTCAAGGGCGGCGTCTGGGAGATGATCGAGAAGAACATGCCGGAGCGTTACAACGACGCGATGAAGCGCAATCCGACCGGCCGCATGGCAACGCCGCAGGAGATCGCGAACGCGGCGGTGTTTCTGGCGAGCCCGGTATCGGGATTCACGACGGGATCGAATCTGGTCTTGGACGGCGCGATCTCGAACCGGGTGAATTTCTGA
- a CDS encoding CoA transferase yields MQSPADILKDIWTSAGGDPAALERVRLSGEEPQIPSSFRVAVAGQTTIAAAGLAAAEIWRLRSGQMQDVSVDMRHAVAECRSERYLRVDDKPPPPAWDVIAGVYRTGDGRFVRCHTNFPHHRAAVCDVLGCEPARDKVQAALMQWRGEDFETAAYAAGGVVALMRSYDEWSALPQARALARLPLISIEKIGEAPPKPWPKGDRPLEGLRVLDLSRVIAGPVAGRTLAAYGADVLLVSGPALPAIDWLTIDTGRGKLTTFIELKTDTGRAQLRELLEDADIFSQGYRPGALAALGFSPEDAARINPGIVYVTLSAYGHTGPWAERRGFDSLVQTTTGFNHAEGRAAGLDAPKELPAQMLDHATGYLMALGAMMAKMRQARDGGSWHVRVSLAQTGRWLWNLGRLDGGLNAPDLSGEAVYAAFIESMPSGFGMLKAVRHSALLSTTPAHWSRPAMPLGSHPARWPARS; encoded by the coding sequence ATGCAAAGCCCCGCCGATATCCTGAAGGATATCTGGACCTCGGCCGGCGGCGATCCGGCCGCGCTCGAACGCGTGCGGCTGAGCGGCGAGGAGCCGCAGATTCCCTCTTCATTTCGCGTGGCGGTCGCCGGCCAGACCACCATCGCTGCCGCCGGCCTCGCCGCGGCCGAGATCTGGCGGCTGCGCAGCGGGCAGATGCAAGACGTTTCCGTCGACATGCGCCACGCCGTCGCCGAATGCCGCTCCGAGCGCTATCTGCGTGTCGACGACAAGCCGCCGCCGCCGGCCTGGGACGTGATCGCCGGCGTCTACAGGACCGGCGATGGCCGCTTCGTTCGCTGCCACACTAATTTCCCGCATCATCGCGCCGCCGTCTGCGACGTGCTCGGTTGCGAGCCGGCGCGCGACAAGGTGCAGGCTGCGCTGATGCAATGGAGGGGCGAGGATTTCGAGACGGCAGCTTACGCGGCGGGCGGCGTGGTTGCGCTGATGCGGAGCTACGACGAATGGTCGGCATTGCCGCAGGCGCGCGCGCTCGCGCGATTGCCGCTGATCTCGATCGAGAAGATCGGCGAAGCCCCGCCAAAGCCGTGGCCAAAAGGCGATCGTCCGCTCGAAGGTCTTCGCGTGCTCGATCTCTCCCGCGTCATCGCAGGCCCCGTCGCCGGCCGGACGCTCGCCGCGTACGGCGCAGATGTGCTGCTGGTGTCGGGGCCGGCGCTGCCCGCCATCGACTGGCTCACTATCGATACCGGCCGCGGCAAGCTCACCACCTTCATCGAGCTGAAGACCGACACGGGCAGGGCGCAATTGCGCGAACTGCTGGAGGACGCCGACATTTTCTCGCAAGGCTATCGCCCGGGTGCGCTTGCCGCGCTCGGCTTTTCGCCGGAGGATGCAGCGAGGATCAATCCCGGCATCGTCTATGTGACGCTGTCGGCCTATGGCCACACCGGCCCCTGGGCGGAGCGCCGCGGCTTCGATTCCCTGGTGCAGACCACGACGGGATTCAATCACGCCGAGGGCCGAGCCGCCGGCCTCGATGCTCCCAAGGAATTGCCGGCGCAGATGCTCGACCACGCCACCGGCTATCTGATGGCGCTCGGTGCGATGATGGCCAAGATGCGCCAAGCCCGCGACGGCGGCAGTTGGCACGTACGTGTGTCGCTGGCGCAGACCGGACGCTGGCTATGGAATCTCGGCCGGCTCGATGGCGGGCTGAATGCCCCGGATCTTTCGGGCGAGGCCGTATATGCCGCGTTCATCGAGAGCATGCCATCCGGATTCGGCATGCTGAAGGCGGTGCGCCATTCGGCGCTGCTGTCGACGACGCCGGCGCATTGGTCTCGTCCGGCGATGCCGCTCGGCTCTCATCCGGCACGTTGGCCGGCGCGAAGCTGA
- a CDS encoding efflux RND transporter periplasmic adaptor subunit: MVVENTKRLLVFRQRLITYVVLLAFAAAGAYGFLAMGPKQKKHSEISSQSRRNAQTFTPTPSEWATLTIEPVKARAFRAEYATEGKVAVDEDRSTPVFSPYAGRVTKLLAKPGETLKQGQPLFTIEAADTVQAQNDFIAAMTAQNKAKSALELSDIQFKRAKDLYEGHAIPLKDYQQAEATQVQAQNDMRSSATALEAARNKLRILGFTDEAIKAFREKGVIDREITIYSPISGTVVQRKIGPGQYVNSGASDPVFVIGDLSTVWLTAFVRESDAAAVCIGQDVTVNVMALPGRPLTAKINYVAAAIDPNTRRLLVRAIIDNKDGLLKPEMFANVTIYSAGDRAAPAVPKQALIYEADKVRVWVAREDKSVELRQIKIGLVNGNLVEVTGNLKPGEQIVTKGSLFIDRAASGS; encoded by the coding sequence ATGGTGGTTGAAAATACCAAGCGACTGCTGGTGTTCAGACAGCGGCTGATCACGTACGTAGTTTTACTAGCTTTCGCCGCCGCCGGTGCCTACGGCTTCCTCGCTATGGGGCCGAAGCAAAAGAAGCACTCCGAAATCTCCAGCCAGTCGCGCAGGAATGCGCAGACCTTCACGCCGACGCCGTCCGAATGGGCGACGCTGACGATCGAGCCGGTCAAGGCCCGCGCCTTCCGTGCCGAATACGCCACCGAGGGCAAGGTCGCCGTCGATGAGGACCGTTCGACGCCGGTGTTCTCGCCCTATGCCGGCCGTGTCACCAAGCTGCTCGCCAAGCCCGGCGAGACGCTGAAGCAAGGGCAACCGCTGTTTACGATCGAGGCCGCCGACACGGTGCAGGCCCAGAACGACTTCATCGCGGCGATGACCGCGCAGAACAAGGCGAAGTCGGCGCTCGAGCTCTCCGACATCCAGTTCAAGCGCGCCAAGGATCTCTATGAGGGCCATGCCATTCCGCTGAAGGACTATCAGCAGGCGGAAGCGACGCAGGTTCAGGCGCAGAATGACATGCGCTCCTCGGCGACGGCGCTGGAAGCGGCGCGCAACAAGCTGCGCATCCTCGGCTTCACCGACGAGGCCATCAAGGCGTTCCGGGAAAAAGGCGTCATCGATCGGGAGATCACGATCTATTCGCCGATCTCCGGCACCGTCGTGCAGCGCAAGATCGGCCCCGGCCAATACGTCAACTCTGGCGCCAGCGATCCGGTCTTCGTGATCGGCGATCTCTCCACCGTCTGGCTCACCGCCTTCGTGCGCGAGAGCGATGCGGCTGCGGTCTGCATCGGACAGGACGTCACCGTCAACGTGATGGCGCTGCCGGGCCGTCCGCTCACCGCGAAGATCAACTATGTCGCCGCCGCAATCGACCCCAACACCCGCCGCCTGCTGGTCCGCGCCATCATCGACAACAAGGACGGCCTGCTCAAGCCGGAGATGTTCGCCAACGTCACGATCTACTCGGCGGGCGATCGCGCCGCGCCGGCAGTGCCGAAACAGGCTCTGATCTACGAAGCCGACAAGGTTCGTGTCTGGGTCGCGCGCGAGGACAAATCGGTCGAGCTGCGCCAGATCAAGATCGGCCTCGTCAATGGCAACCTCGTCGAGGTCACCGGCAACCTGAAGCCCGGCGAGCAGATCGTCACCAAAGGCAGCCTGTTCATCGACCGCGCGGCGTCCGGCAGCTGA